The region TGAAAAAaaggaatgtttgttctcgagtctgaggtgtttaatatatatttaagaatGGCTGTTGATGATGTtcgaaagaaaataattatgcatcttgcctgtcttatttacgtgtagataagtatataattttatatacatGTATACATAGAGTGGTTCTTACAAAAATCCACgaatacaatactttttcttacCAGGATCCAAACACAAAAGACTTCTTGTATTTCACGGCTAAACTACAAGAGACTCCGAATCTCTGGAAAACTTACAATGTGCCGAAGATATTCGAGGTGAGCTCAAATATTATTGTCTTCATTATTTATGCAATTTAACCTTATCATTCCAGAAAAATTGTGccaatatatacctatatacagATGTCCATTCCCATCATTTTTGCTTTGAAAACGTTCGTTTAAGCCTCAGTACCCATCAATACAGCGTCGGGAGGGTCGCATCGAAAGATTATAATGATCAATATAGAGCGGTAAACgcctaatttataatttttatcatAGTACATTCTTATGTAATGTGATCGTGGGGGTTATAGCATCTCTAGTGTGATATACTTCAAAGATGTGGTTTGACATTTGTAATACTGTCATACATATTACATAATACAATACTGTCATAGACACATCGATCTCACGTGCTGTGCATCTCCCTTTTTTATTAAACGTGTCTTTTTTAGATTAAGATGTTAGCAGTAATCCCTGAACTCCGGCGACTGGGTTTGGCTACTATGCTCGCGGAGAAGTCCAAAGAGTTGGCTCGGGACCAGGGGTACAATGTAGTGAGAATGGATTGCATCAATCCTTACGAGTGAGTCGAATTCTAAGATTGTCTATTGCCGGTCCAATGGGAGGATCTCTATGAACAACCGCCTCCGATTGCGTCAATCaatttatgattgattttttggagtattttttatttcaactccaaatttgttacttttacgggtatcccgtgaaaccatatcgaatatacaaactgagacatggcacaagaaaaaaaaagagacCAATTGGGAGCAAACTCAGGCAGCAGTCAAATCATATCCATCAGTGTGAATGGCATGCAAAAGATAGTATTGCATGGCACGGATTggtgaggacctgggttcgattcccagtgctggtctctttttcaggtttatctgtgcatccatgtctcagtttgtattttcaatcaatttaatctaatactaataaatgtgaaaCTTTGTGTGCGTTGCCCTTTACTCTTTCATGCTAAATCGAGtaaatggatttggatgaaatggtATATAGATTATAAATGTATCTAGGGCATAACAAAATGGCTAAATTTTATCTCTATATGGGATCAGAATGTAGGCATTGTATATCTCAAAATCTCAACCGCTTAGTCCGGACCGGACCATGGAATTTTGTAAGGGTATGTTgattaaatgaatgaatgaagacCATATTGtaacttttgggaattcctaTCCTATGGGATTTAAGTAAAATTCCGCGGTTTTTATCTAATCGTTCACGCGACCGCTAATTGTACGAGTCTGTTTGTGGTATCATAGCTCCCAAATAGATGTACCTACCCATTTTGATCTGGTTTTGTTAATAGTTGCTAATTTAATCCCGctaatttgatttgttttttaaattggttAGGTTGGATAGGTAGAGtaattcacgatgacgcgtgccgtggttcttattacaatgtcattaatgtccaattttaacaaaattacgcgtcttcgtgggtggcactaggtataaagaTATCTCTGCTTCTGCCAGTTACAAGATAGCGGAGCGTTGCATGCTCCACTGCGTGTTAAAGTACCCGCTGCACAAGTTGCGCGGCGCCGCGGCGTCGTTTATTCCGCGAGGCAGCGAGCACAACCGCGTGGCGCGCGTGTACGCCGGCGCCAGTGCCGCGGACGCGCCCGACACCGAGTTGCGGACGCGAAACAGGCGCGAGTACGAGAGTCTCTTGGACTAGTGTCTAACACGTTCGGTACCAGTAAAGGTGCTGATATAATTTAAAACCCGACGCCACGCTACGCTTGCACACGCCATCCAACGCGTGTCCATCCATACTAATCAGTcccataaaatatatttattatggtcTGGTGCAGACAGAAACATGCGTCGgacgacgtggcgtggcgtcgcgttttGATAGTATGTTTCCGCCTTAACACAACgtgtgtaaaaaaatcttattcctATGCCGGTGTCGCATGTGTGTCAACAGAATTCGTATACCAATGCCAGTGACACCCATTCGTGACTGATCATTTCGGCCGGCATAGCGTAGGGACTTAGCGGCGGAACTTTGCCGGAGTAGATCGTGTTATTCAGTACCTATGTCTGCCGACGGCATGTAGGTAGACACGGAATGGTTGAATTAGAACATTGTGTTTGGTGCGCAACGCGTGTAACAGAAGCACGAATGTTAATCTTCTTAATCAAGTTTAATTCTGTTAGGTGCCGTTAATTTAGATTTGTAAATGATTTATTGTAATATGTACGTATACTGATTAATTTATGTGATCTTATTTATATCTATCTAATTGTTGTGTTTAAAATGTGAGTAAACTGAATCTTTTGTCAAGTTGGTGTGCCTGGAGAAAACGCGTAAGAAAGCAGTGGCGTAACCATACCATTTGATCAGTAAAAATCGTCACGACTCAGGtacaatgttatattttttttctgagcTCGCGGCCTCTTGGGTCGGGGCCCGTGGTATTTTGCCAGCCCTGCCACCCTATAGTTACGCCACTGTAAGAAAGTCTCTGTTATTAGAAGAAAAGTGTATTTGTGGTTTTGCAAGTCgcatttttataaattgtatttCTGTGcactttattgtacctatattcTTTGTGGCTagaatatcaaattttatttctttcattcgatttcttataagtatttaagttatgtaagaaagttaaaaaataaagcaattgATTTGTAAACTTTAAAGACAATGTATTTcattcaaatataaatatagttattataataacatttaaagaAACTAGACGTTGTGTTCaatgattattaaaatattcgCGCGCGTATCATTTTGATAAGCAGGTACTTTTAAacttaacataattttatagGCAGATATCACTTAATCCAGTAAACTGGATCTCTTAAAGCACAATTAGGGAATGTTTCACAACTCGCTAATAAGTTCCCGGTATTTTATGTAACAGTTCTCATGATGCCGTCTGTTTATCAGGACAAATAAAACAGCTGGTATTACAGATGTCTACCACATCTGATCAAAGACGTGAAACAGGTCCTGAACTTTGCATTTCATTAACTTGAGTATCTTAACAACTACCCCGAGTAAATGAGTTACCtatcattaaaaaaagaatgagattttttaattacttattacgCTACTTAATAATCGAATCGAATCGTTAACGAGTTCTCAGTTGAGCAGATAAGGCTTAATTATGTTAGCGATGAACCAGTCGGTGGTGAAATGGAGGTGATCCCCAGGAAGCTGAAGAAAGACAAGTTTTCCGGCCTTGTCCATCTTCTGCAAACCAAGCCGGTCCTGGAAAGTAAAAATTATGGCGTTAACAAGTGAAGAATGCATTGCTCAAAATTGTCTATATGTACCGGGTGGGCTCTGTAacaagagcaaaaaattaaaacacaggttctgctcctcaaatggaactactttagttctgcaactttaaaaattaagtatttttttcattatggttattccaaacaaattgaatggtattttcaatgtacggcatccaatagcctaaatgacatcgcctgtcacgtaacaaaatataccggatttcgcaatacatcgCTTGTccatttaaactttaaactataataaaaatcataatacaagttattttcaaaagttgtagaaatAAAGTTGCTCAAGattaagagtggaagctgtggtttaattttttgctcctgttacagggcccaccttgtatttATCTCATTCTAATGTCTAATAGCTTTAAATGAACAatttttgcatatttatttCGAGGATCCCCAAGCAGCTCTAACGATTTCAtgaaaattaagattttttttttgacaaagaatagaaccgattacaaaaaaccatgaaaataattttctaccagtctgaagtcggtacttcagcacgagccagcagcagtggacctataatcgtctacctcacctacaactatacgagtatattaggcttcaatcactcctgctggctcgtgctgaggcaccgaccaccgacttcagactggtagaatattattttcatggtttttgtagtcggttctattttttgttaaaaaaaatatttgaacagttccctcgatttccctaggatccaatgatcagatcctgatttggtgcttatgggacctaattgaaagcattcctagacgaacgaaaaaaaaaattcaaatcggttcataaatgacggaattctgaggtaacaaacagttTAGTGTAAAATTGTAGGTAAATTcacatgtattttattataattatgaacaaatatcaaattatatatttaattccTTTATTTTTCCTATAATTTAGAGCTGAACACGAGTCCGATTCGCAGTTGGTCggtttgcttttttattttttgtaaatacgtATTTGATAAACCTCAATGCGCTTACCTCCAAATAGATCTGTGACTGCTGTAACGTCAATATTTCTTTGCCCTGTCCAGGTGCATAGAAGCTGAACCAAGCCGACTCTCTCGGTTGCACCATGGAGTCATTGTTAAACTTCACCATCACGAAGTGATCTAGCCGGCTCAGGTTGTCTTTATACGTCTGGTTGATATTTACTTCGTTGTTGATGTCAGCCAAGAGGATGCTGCCATGTTTGTAGTCGTTTTCATGCAACGGATCGTGCCAATAAGTCGCTTGTACTAGCGTTTTTTGCACCCAACTGTAATTGAAAAGCGGTTTTGTTATATCGGTTGGGTTCTGAATTTGAGAAATGTtcctaaaaataatgttaaacagGAAGTGCGCCAACATACTTGCAATAATATTTTACGTACGACACGAAACATCAAGCCACATATCTCGTAAGTTacagataggtaggtattaatctACTGgttaataaaagtaattttgatttatctttaggtacaacaaaaaagaaattacacaaaaacctacaaaaacattacattaaataaaaataaaaaagaagaaattaagtacctttaaattaaaataaaaactacacatttcaaaaaagtcttgggatactcattatccctagacaaatttgatgttttaacTCAGTAGTaattatgtatgtctatttaaaatttcaaaagagTCTAGGGATAAAAATATACCAACTTAGGTAGGCATTTTTGATgagtgtattttcttatttgCTTGaaacaatgaataaataaaaatggattTCGGAGTATGTAACGTAACTATCAattgttttgttattgttttaactGAAGGAAAATTGACTGAATTAATTTCAATGCAGTACCTAATTAACCAGTCGATAACACAAATCCTGTTGTTTACAATTTTAACACCTTTATACTAATTAAATTGccggcaagcgaccggctcccggctaGAAAAGTTTCTGAGTAGGTATGGGCGTTAtgtgagtgcgtgcgtgcgtgcgtgcgtgcgtgcgtgcgtgcgtgcgtgtgtgtgtgtgtgtgtgtgtgtgtgtgtgtgtgtgtgtgtgtgtgtgtgtgtgtgtgtgattttttttttcacgctaaaatgacTGGACATATTTggaatttcgattaaatttggttCACAGACACCTCAGCGAAGTCCGGAATAACACATAGCGTCggtgcaataccgcgtaaccagcattttccataaggtttAATTTTCACTGGCAGAACAGTACTAACATCGTACTATTCTGACAGTGACAATTAGACCTTATGGAGCGGTATCACCGACGATAGGTTCTtttttcccgatattcccacggaatcgggataaaatctggaattTTCACCGCTACGTTTAGAGACTTGGAGTTTAGCAAGAatgttttttatgcaacgttaatgaaaattgcagtgtattttttgggaattagCTACGAAAGTTTTAAGCGAGATCGTGTATTCCAATTCTAATGCAACATGTAAACGTTAGCGTAAGGAAGTCGCGAGTAAAGGGAAGTTTACTTATAGATAAGTTAGATAACTAAACAAATGTGCGTAATTAAAGGTAATTTTAGGTAACACAGCATCTTGTCTGTCTTGTCAGAAGGTATcatcagggccggatttagaggtctggaggccttGAGGTAAGCAGTGGGGGCTTAAAGGAGTGGATAAAATGAACAATTGTACAAATAACTATAGATAAAcgtaaaacggcaaaaaatatatcggaatttgaaaaaaaaaaacagaagtctattgtgggggcccctcttttgtggaggccccgGGGCTGTAGCCCCGAatgccctcccctaaatccggcaCTGGATATCATTAGTTTGTCATGGTTGCCTTTTGGtacgtaaaatattttttttttaataaccacACAGTGCTACATTGATATTCTCACGCTATAGCTATAGAGTACTAACTTGCCTTTATATCACGATAATTCAGAAATCATTTAAAACCAGTCAAGGTTTGTGTGCCGATCAAGTGTCAATGTTTACTTTTACTAACACTAGACATTTCGAGTAAATATGAGGTGCTGAGTAAATATTGTACTTTAACTTCAACGTAACACTTGCTACGTAACTGCACAAAAGTTCAACAAGGATGTCACAGGTGCCTAATATAACCATTTTGAATCTCTATCTCGTTGTGAtgtgctaattattttttattatttattattgcgcAAATTGCGTTTATGATTTCTGACTATACCATAAGGAAAACAATAGTGATCTTCGTATAGAAAAGgacattcaactttaaaaaatatatattattgacTTTTGAACCACATTGTGTTCTGCAAAGAGTTAAACTTTTTGAACTTGTCCTTTATTTAAgccgttgttgttgttgttgttgtagacAAAGGTAATGTCATCtcatattataatgtaatgaacaGTGTAGGTGCGGTACCTATAGACATTACGGTAAAGTCTCTTAGTTACATGTTGATTCTCTCGTGTTTCAACATAGACCTGATTCAGCAGATTGTTGGGTCAGCTGGACTAAAAAGTTCTGAAAAAGTTATACATCGGAATTTAGATTCAAGAATAGCCACACAACAGACCACACACAACACACCTTTAATGCTTTAAGGTAGTGGTTCGCGCCGCGTCAGAGACAAGCGATCGAGACAGGAGACCGCGACCGGAGACCACGACCGTAACTGACGTTAGGCATATGTATAAGCGACATATGTATAGCATATGTGAAATCGAGTGTCTTGCAGaaattcttttaaaaaataagaaataccaACTTTGACTTCGTTATATATAATGGAACTTTGTAAACTTGTAAAGCGATATCCTCAGAAATTTCCTGCAAAGGTAAACTTCAGAAGCGATAGATTAAAAAACATATTCTTTTTAGATGTTCAAGTGCCAGTTGCCAGAACAGCGGGGTTGAAAAGATGTTCCAGGTTTGTTGCAGCCAAAGCTTATAACAATTCTCTTTGGCTTATAATGTCTTGCCAAGCACAATAAAGTCCTTGACATATTCCAAATTTGTGGTTGCTTTGAAAAAATACCTTGTTGAATTATGTTCTTATAATATGGATGAATTTTATAATGATAATGGTTagcaattatttattatattatataatgaaACATGACTACTGATTTATAATGAATAGAATAAAGTTTAGTTACATAGATTAATAAACCCTTGGACGGTGTACGGGAAAATGAAATGACATTTAATACTATTGTTCCGTAAATAAGGTTcatgtactcgtatattattattataatattttctcaTGATgacgtaaatgttttaatttgtattacgAATGCTTTAtgtaatgttattatttaatttcttttttatgtatgtaaatatttagctACACCTTATAggtaaaattgtattgttaGGTGCAATTTaatgctaataaataaataaatagttcgcGAGCGAGTCAGAGACAGGAGACAGAGACGCGAGATTCCTAACGTTAAGTGACGGTCGCGATCTCCAGTCGCGGTCTCCTGTCTCGGTCGCTTGTCTCTATCGCGGCGCGAACCGCGACCTGCACAATTTAAACATCCTGATAAACAGTTACAGTTCAGGCAAACTTGCCCAGCTGATATTGATAGATAATCtgcttaatatataaaaatgaatacctatttccttggtcacggcatcacgcgtgaatggctggaccgattttgctatttttttttgttgtgtaaGGAGAatgttcttataaaagaagatttagaaaataaaaataaaaacttcaccgGGGGtaaagccgcgggcaccagctagttatttataagaCCCTGCTagtaaatattatatgtatCATTAGATATATTATACCGATCTAGCCTTACAAGAGCTGTacgcataataatattgttttagatGCGTTAGGTCAGCTCATTTATACTTAAAGCGTGCTgcgaattttaattaaacataacaATGGAAAAATACGTCTCTGCTATTATGATcataaatatgtttaatttgGTGTGGTTTTTGTAAGGTGTGAGGAGGTTTTGATAGTATCTGAAGTTCACCTTTGGAAAACTTTTGAAacccgcaaaaagaggggtgttataagtttgaccgctatgtgtgtctgtctgtctgtggcaccgtagctcttaaaagggtaGACAgaattgaatgcggttttttatttgaaagcaggtcttctagcgatggttctcagtcgtgtttcatcaaaatcggtccagccgtttttgagatatttaacttttatcTACTTACCTAAATTATTGAGTTCTTTGAAACTTAAACCTATGAGTCGGGATATAATTTTTCAGTGGTAAATTTGTACTTTCGAACTCTATGGCGTGCATTacgggtaggcagcgctagtgttgcctaccctgcTACGGGAGGGTGGCGTGCTGCTACAGGCGCAAACTACCACCTGCCTTCCCTGGAATTGACCAATTACACGCCAATGTGCACTATTGTGATACTTTCGGCACACGTAATATACTCATTGCTTCTTATTGAATCCAAATCAATATATCATTTACTgcataagtacctaagtactctCGACAGGTATAAATAGATGTAATATCTACATAGAAACATCATAATGCGTACATTTCTATGTTTAGCTCGATCTAAATACAAGATCGTCGAACCCACAACCTTTTGCCCCGCTTGCGGTTAAGTACTCGATTACCGAACCCagcaaaaacaattgaaaactGATTTTAAGAGCTCATTTACATGTTAGCGTCATCCAAAATTAGACCTTACGGTATCGAACACATTGTCTAAAATACATGTGCCATTGTGATTGTAAATAAGTTATATTAACTttgtaaattattgttttagtgATAACACCGTtatgtttttacatttttacgCTCTTTCGAAGTTTAAATCTGTTTGAAAAACAAGAACCAATATCAATTCGTAGGGCTCATAATGTACTTTACGCAGCAGTAAGTGAATTTTACAACGGAGAAAAATTCAAATTGACCAATCAATATtttcttgtttaaaaaaaaacatgggttatttttttatgagtacctacctaatatgtCAATACATATTGAAAGATGTAACTAAGTTAGTTACATCTTTCTCCTTGTCTTACTATTGTAGGTAAATTATAGTAAGTGTAAGTATGTAGTTTAGTTTCGTTAGTTATATATATAACTGAGAAAatggtattaataaataaataaatggcacACTTAACACCAAAAAACCTAGTAGTATTAATAGTAGTCTTTGCTTTTCCTGTATATTAGTTCCATTCATTAAACAGATTAGATAGGACTTTGCAGTGACTGACCTGTCTAATAAGGCATTATGTGTTTTGTTACATAAGCACATTACAAGATTACAATCAAACGCTCGCAAGTTAAGGAAGTTTTAGTAGACAAGTAGAGCTGTCTTAAGGCAAGGCGGGTACCTTGAACGCCGATGATTATGGCACCCCATTGGAAAGTATTAAACCGTATGTCATTGACAACTTAAACTCTACTAgagtaaatcgtcaattactggccaccttttAATAACTGACCACcttatgataaaaaataattctatttttaggTGATCAGAATTATTCTAgatggccagtaattgacaccttatactaaaaataaactcTGTTTATAGGTGACTATATagaattctttttttatatatggtgGATAGTTATTGAACAGTAGCTAAGCCAGTAATTAAAGATTTACCCTAGTTATTTTTGTGAAATGAATTTACCATCGGGAGTAGTTCAAATCCGCGTTATAACTAGAATTAGATGATTCGGGGTATCTGTCAAATTTAGTACAGcttgtgtacagtcaccagcattaatatctgacacgtccttccggccctagaaatagagttgtatcagatatttatgcacgcctgttgtgtcagatattgatgctggtgactgtacaagtgcATGGAGTGaggtaaaatatatatttgatacTGTACCTGTGATAAGCGGCATAATTAAGCAGCTCTCTGATATAGTCACAAGTCTCGGAGGCCAGGGCCATGCAATGTGGGATCCCATACACTCCTTGATGCTGGCCCCCAAGCGAGATGAAGTTTTTGACTGGTGGTAGTTTGTGACCACACCGTTCAATTACTCCCCGTCTAGAACATATATacactttgtttttatcattatttaaaaa is a window of Choristoneura fumiferana chromosome 8, NRCan_CFum_1, whole genome shotgun sequence DNA encoding:
- the LOC141430260 gene encoding arylalkylamine N-acetyltransferase 1-like; this translates as MFLIALRKRIPTPPILFYTIQFRKCHSVFGIKELIHQEKPDHIIIDHIATEQRDVAVAALKQLYLSEHVLVRARRMDLHHDNALDEYLYNLLKQGNSIWAKTVDDTLAGICVNFASSPADPRNLRNYAFYRQDPNTKDFLYFTAKLQETPNLWKTYNVPKIFEIKMLAVIPELRRLGLATMLAEKSKELARDQGYNVVRMDCINPYDYKIAERCMLHCVLKYPLHKLRGAAASFIPRGSEHNRVARVYAGASAADAPDTELRTRNRREYESLLD
- the LOC141430259 gene encoding palmitoyl-protein thioesterase 1-like — its product is MRLLICCLFIIKTIIDPADTKPTPIVLWHGMGDTCCLVYSLAAFKFFLKKEIPGVYVNSLRIGNNTVEDFESGYFMNPNKQIDYVCKELAADPELQNGFNAIGFSQGSQFLRGVIERCGHKLPPVKNFISLGGQHQGVYGIPHCMALASETCDYIRELLNYAAYHSWVQKTLVQATYWHDPLHENDYKHGSILLADINNEVNINQTYKDNLSRLDHFVMVKFNNDSMVQPRESAWFSFYAPGQGKEILTLQQSQIYLEDRLGLQKMDKAGKLVFLQLPGDHLHFTTDWFIANIIKPYLLN